In the genome of Salvelinus sp. IW2-2015 unplaced genomic scaffold, ASM291031v2 Un_scaffold655, whole genome shotgun sequence, one region contains:
- the LOC112068708 gene encoding toll-like receptor 5, which yields MMRNLILLAIFGEYLQVMKCTPKCPIYGSIAACTSQSLYQVPALPPYITILYMRDNYISEINETSFSGLERLXELDLSWQRVNGLIIRTNTFQRLDNLAVLYLGYNTGLQIEPDAFVGLSNLRALSLYRCDLTESILQGDYLRPLVSLETLDLYGNQVKRIQPALFFVNITDFXELNVSLNRMESICEEDLIGFQGKHFRLLKLSSLYLYSMTQYGFDWKRCGNPFRNMSMETLDLSSNGFDVDKAKLFFNAIXGTKIHHLILEHSTMGKSFGFSNVKDPDRQTFEGLKNSSVKILDLSKCFIFTLQYAVFSPLREVEYITIAQNKINQIDREAFFGLQNVQKLNLSHNLIGEIYSYTFDNLPNILELDLSYNHIGALGYQAFKGLPNLQVLDLTGNSIRELGTYGSLAPLPNIQLLRLADNKITSLEGLSVFANNTIILNVQNNRLTNLEDVYTVLTKLMHIEFLWYGNNFIKWCTLNNNISVPAVNSLKLLELRNIALQMIWARGECMHVFENLGKLLSLDLSFNSLQALPDGIFKGLISLEEMDLHFNSLTYLKADIFPESLKTVDLSYNFLASPDPEAFHSLSWINLYRNQFHCDCGXEDFLTWLKGTNVTFPDPGVNEFSCEFPSDLHGISLLNYSSVISCEEDDERLVQELRLSLFIGCTALIILIMVGTIVFARLRGFLFKVYKKVTARILEGPRRDPSAGGPRYDAYLCFSNNDYKWVETALLNRLDSQFAERNVLRCCFEVRDFIPGEDHLFNIRDAIWGSRKTVCIVSKEFLKDGWCLEAFTLAQSRMLEELRDVLIMVVVGNVPHYRLMKHEGIRTFAQKRDYLQWPEDTQDIQWFYEKLMSKILKDKKNTAKDNNGDITLVNMTVGT from the coding sequence ATGATGAGGAACCTTATACTGCTGGCTATCTTTGGAGAATACCTGCAGGTGATGAAATGCACCCCAAAATGCCCAATATATGGCTCTATAGCAGCTTGCACCAGCCAGTCTCTATATCAGGTCCCTGCGCTGCCTCCATACATTACCATTTTGTATATGAGGGATAACTACATCAGTGAGATCAATGAGACATCCTTCTCTGGGCTTGAAAGGTTAAAKGAACTGGATCTCAGTTGGCAACGAGTCAATGGGCTTATTATAAGAACTAACACCTTTCAAAGGCTGGATAACTTGGCAGTGCTTTATTTAGGGTATAACACAGGTTTACAAATTGAGCCAGATGCGTTTGTGGGACTGTCCAACCTGAGAGCTCTCTCTCTATATAGGTGTGACCTGACTGAATCTATTTTACAGGGTGACTATCTCAGGCCCCTGGTTTCCTTGGAAACACTAGATCTGTATGGTAACCAGGTGAAAAGAATCCAGCCTGCTCTGTTCTTTGTGAACATTACAGATTTCCAWGAGCTAAACGTTTCCCTAAACCGGATGGAAAGCATATGTGAGGAAGATTTGATTGGCTTTCAAGGCAAACACTTTCGGCTCCTCAAGTTGAGCAGCCTCTATCTATATAGCATGACTCAGTATGGCTTTGACTGGAAACGATGCGGAAATCCTTTTCGGAACATGTCCATGGAGACACTTGACTTATCTTCCAATGGATTCGATGTGGACAAGGCAAAACTGTTTTTCAATGCAATCCRAGGGACCAAAATCCACCATCTTATTCTGGAACACAGCACCATGGGGAAATCATTTGGTTTCAGCAACGTGAAAGACCCAGACAGGCAAACATTTGAGGGCCTCAAGAATAGTAGTGTCAAGATTCTAGATTTGTCCAAATGCTTTATATTTACATTGCAATATGCAGTATTCAGTCCGCTGAGAGAGGTAGAGTACATAACAATAGCCCAAAACAAAATTAACCAGATTGACAGGGAGGCGTTTTTTGGTCTTCAAAATGTACAAAAGCTCAACCTGTCACACAATCTTATAGGGGAAATCTATTCTTACACGTTTGACAATCTACCCAATATTTTAGAACTTGATTTATCTTACAACCATATTGGTGCATTGGGATATCAAGCATTTAAAGGACTTCCAAACCTACAAGTTCTGGATCTTACAGGAAACTCTATTCGGGAACTAGGTACATATGGTTCCCTTGCACCACTACCAAACATCCAACTTCTTCGTTTGGCTGATAATAAGATTACGTCCTTAGAGGGCCTCTCTGTCTTTGCTAATAATACGATCATACTTAATGTTCAAAACAACAGGTTAACTAATTTAGAGGATGTATACACAGTTTTAACTAAATTAATGCACATTGAGTTTCTCTGGTATGGTAACAACTTCATAAAGTGGTGCACCCTTAACAATAATATTTCAGTGCCAGCTGTGAACTCTCTGAAGCTGCTTGAGCTAAGGAACATCGCCTTGCAGATGATATGGGCACGGGGAGAGTgtatgcatgtatttgaaaatcttGGCAAGCTTTTAAGTCTGGATTTAAGCTTTAACTCCCTGCAGGCTCTCCCAGATGGTATATTTAAAGGCCTCATCTCTCTGGAAGAGATGGATCTTCACTTCAACTCACTCACATACCTCAAAGCAGACATTTTCCCAGAGAGTCTCAAAACAGTTGACCTCTCTTACAATTTCCTGGCCTCTCCTGACCCAGAAGCTTTCCATTCTCTCAGCTGGATCAACCTGTATAGGAATCAATTCCACTGTGACTGCGGTMTGGAGGACTTTCTGACGTGGCTGAAAGGGACTAACGTGACTTTTCCTGACCCTGGCGTGAATGAATTCAGCTGTGAGTTTCCTTCAGATCTCCATGGCATCAGCCTGTTGAATTACAGCTCAGTCATATCGTGTGAGGAGGATGACGAGAGGCTGGTTCAGGAGCTGAGGCTCTCGCTCTTCATCGGCTGCACAGCGCTCATCATCCTGATCATGGTCGGAACAATCGTTTTCGCTCGTCTCCGTGGATTCCTCTTCAAAGTTTACAAAAAGGTGACCGCCAGGATCCTTGAGGGCCCTAGGAGGGATCCTTCTGCTGGTGGGCCTCGGTACGACGCTTACTTATGCTTCAGCAACAACGACTACAAGTGGGTAGAAACCGCCCTGTTGAACAGACTAGACTCTCAGTTCGCAGAGCGAAACGTCCTCCGCTGCTGCTTCGAGGTCAGAGACTTCATCCCAGGTGAAGATCACCTGTTCAATATCAGGGACGCCATATGGGGGAGCAGGAAGACHGTTTGTATCGTGTCTAAAGAGTTCCTCAAGGACGGCTGGTGCCTGGAGGCCTTTACCCTGGCTCAGAGCAGGATGCTGGAGGAGCTCAGAGATGTTCTCATCATGGTGGTTGTSGGGAATGTCCCCCATTACAGACTGATGAAACATGAAGGCATTAGGACCTTTGCCCAGAAGAGGGATTACCTGCAGTGGCCGGAGGACACACAGGATATTCAATGGTTCTATGAGAAGCTCATGTCCAAGATTCTTAAGGACAAAAAGAACACCGCCAAAGATAACAATGGGGATATCACACTTGTAAATATGACAGTTGGAActtaa